The following coding sequences lie in one Arachis hypogaea cultivar Tifrunner chromosome 4, arahy.Tifrunner.gnm2.J5K5, whole genome shotgun sequence genomic window:
- the LOC112795955 gene encoding stromal cell-derived factor 2-like protein isoform X2 gives MVLLDSFHLLEICSAEIGGISSQISEFVAFEQLYGNCLDKIVRPEKGSSAKQGDTIKSETIIRLQHLGTRKWLHSHMHASPISNNLEVSCYGDDSESDKGDNWKLLIEGSGKNWKQDQKIRLQHLKTRGYLHSHDKTYSSRIVGGHHEPSRCRGGYQKHH, from the exons ATGGTCCTGCTTGACAGTTTTCATCTGCTTG aAATTTGTTCTGCAGAAATTGGTGGTATTTCCTCTCAAATTTCAGAATTTGTGGCTTTTGAACAATTATATGGGAACTGTTTGGATAAG ATTGTTAGGCCTGAAAAAGGGAGTTCTGCCAAACAAGGTGATACCATTAAAAGTGAAACAATTATTAGATTGCAGCACTTGGGAACAAGAAAATGGCTTCACAGCCATATGCATGCTTCCCCAATTTCAAACAATCTTGAG GTGAGTTGCTATGGAGACGATTCTGAATCGGACAAAGGAGACAATTGGAA gcTTCTAATAGAAGGAAGTGGGAAGAATTGGAAACAAGATCAGAAGATTCGGCTTCAACATTTGAAAACTAGAGGCTATCTACATAGTCATGATAAGACATACTCATCAAGAATTGTTGGGGGACACCATGAG CCAAGCCGGTGCCGAGGGGGGTACCAAAAACACCATTAA
- the LOC112795955 gene encoding stromal cell-derived factor 2-like protein isoform X1, with protein sequence MVLLDSFHLLEICSAEIGGISSQISEFVAFEQLYGNCLDKIVRPEKGSSAKQGDTIKSETIIRLQHLGTRKWLHSHMHASPISNNLEVSCYGDDSESDKGDNWKLLIEGSGKNWKQDQKIRLQHLKTRGYLHSHDKTYSSRIVGGHHEEKRKKRKKRSRRTTAAEGGWRRDSSSAAHE encoded by the exons ATGGTCCTGCTTGACAGTTTTCATCTGCTTG aAATTTGTTCTGCAGAAATTGGTGGTATTTCCTCTCAAATTTCAGAATTTGTGGCTTTTGAACAATTATATGGGAACTGTTTGGATAAG ATTGTTAGGCCTGAAAAAGGGAGTTCTGCCAAACAAGGTGATACCATTAAAAGTGAAACAATTATTAGATTGCAGCACTTGGGAACAAGAAAATGGCTTCACAGCCATATGCATGCTTCCCCAATTTCAAACAATCTTGAG GTGAGTTGCTATGGAGACGATTCTGAATCGGACAAAGGAGACAATTGGAA gcTTCTAATAGAAGGAAGTGGGAAGAATTGGAAACAAGATCAGAAGATTCGGCTTCAACATTTGAAAACTAGAGGCTATCTACATAGTCATGATAAGACATACTCATCAAGAATTGTTGGGGGACACCATGAG gagaagaggaagaagagaaagaagaggagcAGGAGAACCACGGCGGCAGAGGGAGGATGGCGACGAGACAGCAGCAGCGCCGCCCACGAATAG
- the LOC112795955 gene encoding stromal cell-derived factor 2-like protein isoform X3 has protein sequence MVLLDSFHLLEICSAEIGGISSQISEFVAFEQLYGNCLDKIVRPEKGSSAKQGDTIKSETIIRLQHLGTRKWLHSHMHASPISNNLEVSCYGDDSESDKGDNWKLLIEGSGKNWKQDQKIRLQHLKTRGYLHSHDKTYSSRIVGGHHEDVCY, from the exons ATGGTCCTGCTTGACAGTTTTCATCTGCTTG aAATTTGTTCTGCAGAAATTGGTGGTATTTCCTCTCAAATTTCAGAATTTGTGGCTTTTGAACAATTATATGGGAACTGTTTGGATAAG ATTGTTAGGCCTGAAAAAGGGAGTTCTGCCAAACAAGGTGATACCATTAAAAGTGAAACAATTATTAGATTGCAGCACTTGGGAACAAGAAAATGGCTTCACAGCCATATGCATGCTTCCCCAATTTCAAACAATCTTGAG GTGAGTTGCTATGGAGACGATTCTGAATCGGACAAAGGAGACAATTGGAA gcTTCTAATAGAAGGAAGTGGGAAGAATTGGAAACAAGATCAGAAGATTCGGCTTCAACATTTGAAAACTAGAGGCTATCTACATAGTCATGATAAGACATACTCATCAAGAATTGTTGGGGGACACCATGAG GATGTTTGTTATTAA
- the LOC112795952 gene encoding dirigent protein 18, with product MDQSLFIQGNMSMGALSPLLSLVMMLISLTIMARMPNATAAVNPVQATGKEPILELFMHDILGGSNPTARPVTGLLGNIYNGQVPFATPIGFKTPQVGTPIPNANGALPTVNGVFGTPLGTGLAGTTFAANGNSNGQLQLGPDGLGLGFGTITVIDDVLTVQPELGSQIVGKAQGVYVASSADGSRQMMAFTALFEGGEYGDSLNLYGLFKIGSAMSKLSVISGTGKFKNAKGFAEVRSLIPPGQIATDGAETLLRITVHLNY from the exons ATGGATCAGAGCCTCTTCATCCAAGGCAATATGTCCATGGGAGCATTATCTCCACTATTATCCCTTGTAATGATGCTTATTTCTTTAACAATCATGGCAAGAATGCCAAATGCCACGGCTGCAGTTAACCCTGTTCAAGCCACAGGAAAAGAACCAATCCTTGAGTTGTTCATGCATGACATTCTTGGTGGAAGCAACCCAACAGCTAGACCAGTTACTGGGTTACTTGGGAACATTTACAATGGCCAAGTTCCTTTTGCAACCCCAATAGGATTCAAAACCCCACAAGTTGGGACTCCCATTCCCAACGCCAACGGTGCTCTTCCCACTGTTAATGGTGTTTTTGGTACCCCCCTCGGCACCGGCTTGGCTGGCACCACCTTTGCGGCAAATG GAAATAGTAACGGACAGTTACAGTTAGGACCTGATGGGTTGGGACTTGGTTTCGGCACAATAACTGTGATCGATGATGTTTTGACGGTGCAACCAGAGTTGGGATCGCAGATAGTTGGGAAGGCTCAGGGGGTTTATGTTGCAAGTTCAGCAGATGGGAGCCGGCAAATGATGGCATTCACAGCACTGTTTGAAGGAGGGGAGTACGGTGACAGCTTAAACTTGTACGGACTGTTCAAGATTGGGAGCGCCATGTCGAAGTTATCGGTGATCAGTGGGACTGGGAAGTTCAAGAATGCCAAGGGCTTTGCGGAGGTTAGGAGTCTCATACCACCAGGGCAGATTGCCACTGATGGTGCTGAGACATTGCTGAGGATCACTGTCCATTTGAACTACTAA